From the genome of Sinorhizobium fredii USDA 257:
CCGAGGATCGTCTCCTCTTCGGCGGTTTCGTGACGAGGCAATCAGCCACGGCATTCGCTGCGGCGTCACCATTCCCGTGGAGGGAAGCTACGGATCCGCGATGATGCTGACCTTCGCATCGCCGGAAAGGAAAGTGGACATTTCGGGCGTGCTCGATCTCCCAAAAAGGCAGTTCAATTGCTGATGATGGTGCACTACCAATTGAAGATCATTGCGGCGAAAACGGTGCTTAATCCCAAGCAAATGCTGTCGCCGCGCGAGATGCTTTGCCTGGTGTGGGCTTCGAAGGGAAAAACTGCGTCCGTAACCGCCAACCTCACTGGAATCAATGCCAGAACCGTGCAGCACTATCTCGATAAAGCACGTGCAAAGCTTGACGCGGAATCAGTGCCGCAACTCGTTGCCATTGCCAAGGATCGCGGCCTGGTCTGAGTTCTAGTTGTCATCGTCGAAAGGCACGTCGGGCACAAAGCCAAGCGCGTCCAGAATGTCCGATAGCTCCTCCTGTTGGGCCTCCGACCTCTTCTGGCGTGCAACGTACTCATCCTGGAGCGTCTGGAGGACCGGACCGGAAATCGACGGATCGTCGCTTGCGCGCAACCACTCCTCGTAAACGGCCTGATCGGCCCAGAGGAGCCGGCGGTGTTCGCGA
Proteins encoded in this window:
- a CDS encoding transcriptional repressor TraM, translated to MNDMGSSEVNDESKEKEARYSVMTKSELEALAVSAIREHRRLLWADQAVYEEWLRASDDPSISGPVLQTLQDEYVARQKRSEAQQEELSDILDALGFVPDVPFDDDN